The Sphaerospermopsis torques-reginae ITEP-024 genome has a window encoding:
- a CDS encoding ArnT family glycosyltransferase — MFYKSPLLTDVWLQIRLLTKSHYALLLIWLLPLLLFTSGETSLMAHDEALYATRARLMFDSGDWIAPWENAHHKTPGFYWLIAVFYQLFGVSDTTARIPAMIAGIVCTFVIYEIAKILLGKKLAYLSTAILSVEFLWLQYCRLAAPDVPTILLVCLGILCLLNSEFYPKYRLIDGFIFGFCFGLGFLLRSFMIFLPMVALLPYLIGENRRHNHLSNPMLYVGFLVGFIPTLVWLWFSWQRYGGDSFGQLWDFVVRLGSREQHGNNIFFYFWNIPLKSFPWFFFSLLGLALVIRKPIPRYQLLLVGFPVVLFLEISLFLTRFSHYSLCLYPFIAMFAAVGLDWLGKNYQQRKSSTVSNFIKVKASLNRNISYVFGILGIIFILAGVVVLFAGFVDIQKYAILAVISGLGCLIVLLIWIGCYHFQQKFLTSRYWVGGWLIASWLSLATAGSLGLLGDFNPEFRMFFQQESIASILQNHPVAFVKSDDKYSVLINFYTPIHGQKVESISQLPALNYAWIYTPKYDKLNNKNYRVIDSIKNYQLIQVLPVENKSS, encoded by the coding sequence ATGTTCTATAAATCACCTTTATTGACAGATGTCTGGCTGCAAATTCGTTTATTGACAAAATCACACTATGCTCTTTTGTTAATTTGGTTACTACCTTTATTGCTATTTACTTCTGGTGAAACTAGCCTGATGGCACATGACGAAGCTCTTTATGCAACAAGAGCGCGTTTGATGTTTGATTCTGGTGACTGGATAGCACCTTGGGAAAATGCCCATCATAAAACCCCTGGTTTTTATTGGTTAATTGCTGTTTTTTATCAGTTATTTGGTGTCAGTGATACCACTGCCAGAATACCTGCTATGATTGCGGGAATTGTCTGTACATTTGTGATATATGAAATAGCTAAAATATTGCTGGGTAAAAAGTTAGCTTACCTATCGACGGCTATCTTGAGTGTAGAATTTCTCTGGCTACAATATTGTCGTTTAGCTGCACCTGATGTACCTACAATTCTATTAGTGTGTTTAGGTATTTTGTGTTTATTAAATTCTGAATTTTATCCAAAATATAGATTGATTGATGGTTTTATTTTTGGTTTCTGTTTTGGTTTAGGATTCTTGCTCAGAAGCTTTATGATTTTTTTGCCGATGGTGGCTTTATTACCTTATTTAATTGGAGAAAATCGCCGTCATAATCATCTTAGCAACCCGATGTTATATGTAGGGTTTTTAGTCGGATTTATTCCTACTTTAGTTTGGTTATGGTTTAGCTGGCAGCGTTATGGTGGTGATAGTTTTGGCCAGTTGTGGGATTTTGTCGTGCGACTGGGTAGTCGTGAACAACATGGAAATAATATATTTTTCTATTTTTGGAATATTCCTTTAAAATCTTTTCCTTGGTTCTTTTTTAGCCTTTTAGGTTTAGCTTTAGTAATTCGTAAACCTATCCCTCGCTATCAATTATTATTAGTGGGTTTTCCTGTTGTTTTATTTTTAGAAATCAGTTTATTTTTGACTCGATTTTCTCATTATAGTCTTTGTCTTTATCCTTTTATTGCTATGTTTGCCGCTGTGGGTTTAGACTGGTTGGGAAAAAATTACCAACAAAGAAAATCGAGTACAGTTAGTAACTTTATTAAAGTTAAAGCATCTCTTAACCGAAATATTAGTTATGTATTTGGTATTTTAGGAATTATCTTTATTTTAGCTGGTGTAGTGGTTTTATTTGCAGGTTTTGTTGATATTCAAAAGTATGCAATTTTGGCGGTAATTTCTGGTTTAGGTTGTTTAATTGTGCTTTTAATTTGGATTGGATGTTATCATTTTCAGCAAAAATTTCTCACTTCTCGTTACTGGGTTGGTGGTTGGTTAATTGCCAGTTGGTTATCTTTAGCTACGGCTGGGAGTTTAGGTTTATTAGGAGATTTTAACCCTGAATTTAGAATGTTTTTTCAGCAAGAATCTATTGCGTCAATTCTCCAAAATCATCCGGTAGCTTTTGTCAAATCCGATGATAAATATTCGGTTTTGATTAATTTTTATACTCCTATTCATGGTCAAAAAGTAGAGTCAATTTCTCAATTACCAGCTTTGAATTATGCTTGGATTTATACACCAAAATATGATAAGTTAAATAATAAAAATTATCGCGTCATTGATAGTATTAAAAATTATCAATTAATTCAAGTTTTACCAGTTGAAAATAAAAGTTCGTAG
- a CDS encoding aldo/keto reductase translates to MMLPQTSYLQFTSDLKICRLLNGMWQVSGGHGRINQKAAIESMFQYVDAGFTTWDLADHYGPAEDFIGEFRRQLIATRGEEAVNNIQAFTKWVPRPGKMTKQIVEENINISLRRMDVKSLDLMQFHWWEYRDPNYLDALKYMAELQTEGKIKHLALTNFDTEHLQIITDAGIKIVSNQVQYSLVDRRPQVNMAKLCEEHDIKLFTYGSVCGGLLSEKYLNQPEPRGFDLNTTSLKKYKNMIDAWGGWRLFQELLSTLKQIADKHQVSIANVAVNYILNQPAVGGVIVGSRLGIAEHIVDNARVFELSLDAEDVEKINAVSQQSRDLYQLIGDCGDEYRR, encoded by the coding sequence ATCATGTTACCGCAAACAAGTTATTTACAATTTACCTCTGATTTAAAGATTTGCCGACTTTTAAATGGAATGTGGCAAGTTTCTGGAGGACATGGAAGGATAAACCAGAAAGCTGCTATTGAGTCCATGTTTCAATATGTGGATGCTGGTTTTACGACTTGGGACTTAGCAGATCATTATGGACCTGCAGAAGATTTTATTGGTGAATTTCGTCGTCAGTTAATCGCAACTCGTGGAGAAGAAGCGGTTAATAATATTCAAGCTTTTACAAAATGGGTCCCCCGTCCGGGAAAGATGACGAAACAAATAGTAGAGGAAAATATTAATATTTCTCTGCGTAGAATGGATGTTAAATCATTGGATTTAATGCAGTTCCATTGGTGGGAATATCGTGACCCTAATTATTTAGATGCTCTCAAATATATGGCAGAATTGCAAACCGAGGGCAAAATTAAACATTTAGCTTTGACTAATTTTGATACGGAACATTTGCAAATTATCACCGACGCAGGAATTAAGATTGTTTCTAACCAGGTGCAGTATTCTTTGGTTGACAGAAGACCACAGGTAAACATGGCTAAATTGTGTGAAGAACATGATATTAAATTGTTTACTTATGGTAGTGTGTGCGGTGGTTTGTTATCAGAAAAATATTTAAATCAACCAGAACCACGGGGTTTTGATTTGAATACAACCAGCTTGAAGAAATACAAAAATATGATTGATGCTTGGGGTGGTTGGAGATTATTTCAAGAATTGCTTTCCACCCTGAAACAAATTGCCGATAAACATCAAGTGAGTATTGCTAATGTGGCTGTGAATTACATTTTAAATCAGCCAGCAGTAGGAGGTGTAATTGTCGGTTCTAGGTTAGGAATTGCAGAACATATTGTAGATAATGCGCGGGTATTTGAGTTGAGTTTGGATGCAGAAGATGTGGAAAAGATAAATGCGGTTTCGCAGCAGTCACGGGATTTATATCAGTTAATTGGTGACTGTGGGGATGAGTATCGAAGGTAG
- a CDS encoding histidine kinase, whose amino-acid sequence MTNNIKEKIQADLQEAKATGQLRTENIREIVRTAVSQVSAEVKEGSSDLRTLVKDAVSTVIENLQDKGSEIKEEVTASIEGALEGVNSKRHEAIVKTQTELKQIQAKLDNEEEQLQQEVEGMLAEIQNTSQEKSDSIKNAIASAVNTIQNSEEVALLNKRYAQLQAQLAIIRANLAARYGGRSVEVKEYLDDAKTWYNQTRPQAENVTTQVKEKHSQLENKLSEAGAAIAKKERQLKQNLRELLLAAADLFKDKDSHQQKANVK is encoded by the coding sequence ATGACTAACAACATTAAAGAAAAAATCCAAGCAGATTTACAAGAAGCCAAAGCTACTGGACAATTAAGAACAGAAAACATTAGAGAAATTGTCAGAACCGCAGTTTCTCAAGTTTCTGCTGAAGTCAAAGAAGGTTCTAGTGACTTACGCACTTTAGTTAAAGATGCTGTTTCTACAGTAATTGAAAATCTCCAAGATAAAGGTAGCGAAATTAAAGAAGAAGTCACAGCTTCTATTGAAGGTGCTTTAGAAGGGGTGAATAGCAAAAGACATGAAGCGATTGTGAAAACCCAAACAGAACTCAAACAAATTCAGGCGAAATTAGATAACGAAGAAGAACAACTGCAACAAGAAGTTGAAGGAATGTTAGCAGAAATTCAGAATACAAGTCAAGAAAAATCAGATAGTATTAAAAATGCGATCGCCTCAGCAGTTAATACTATCCAAAATAGTGAGGAAGTCGCATTATTAAATAAACGCTACGCTCAATTACAGGCACAATTAGCCATTATTCGCGCTAATTTAGCCGCACGTTATGGCGGACGTTCTGTAGAAGTTAAAGAATATTTAGACGATGCCAAAACCTGGTATAATCAAACCCGTCCCCAAGCGGAAAATGTGACTACACAAGTAAAAGAAAAACATTCACAACTGGAAAATAAACTCAGTGAAGCAGGTGCAGCAATAGCGAAAAAAGAACGTCAATTAAAACAAAATTTGAGAGAGTTATTATTAGCAGCGGCTGATTTATTCAAAGATAAAGACTCTCATCAACAAAAAGCTAATGTCAAATAA
- the petJ gene encoding cytochrome c6 PetJ codes for MKKLIPLLLFTFCLWIINFTLPANALNTQNGAEVFSVHCVGCHINGGNIIRRGKNLKKNALKKYGMDSLEAITNIVTNGKSNMSAYKERLTTEEIKNVAAYVLEQAENNWK; via the coding sequence ATGAAAAAACTCATACCTTTGTTATTATTCACTTTCTGTTTGTGGATAATCAATTTTACTTTACCCGCTAACGCTTTAAATACCCAAAATGGGGCAGAAGTTTTTAGCGTGCATTGTGTTGGATGTCATATCAATGGTGGTAACATTATTAGAAGAGGTAAGAATTTAAAAAAGAATGCTCTGAAAAAATATGGTATGGATTCTTTAGAGGCGATTACAAACATAGTTACTAATGGTAAAAGTAATATGTCAGCTTATAAAGAAAGGTTGACAACGGAAGAAATTAAAAATGTCGCAGCTTATGTTTTGGAACAAGCAGAAAACAACTGGAAATAA
- a CDS encoding RNA-guided endonuclease InsQ/TnpB family protein, producing the protein MRKDTLHKLTTLLAKNHGVIVIEDLNVSGMLANHKLAKAISDMGFYELRRQLEYKCQLYGTKLVIVDRWFPSSKTCSHCGVKKETLSLSERVFKCNSCGFECDRDLNAAMNLSKAVS; encoded by the coding sequence ATCAGAAAAGATACATTACATAAGTTAACTACACTATTAGCCAAAAACCACGGTGTGATAGTGATAGAGGATTTGAATGTTTCTGGAATGTTAGCTAATCATAAACTAGCAAAGGCAATTTCCGATATGGGTTTTTATGAATTGAGGAGACAATTAGAGTATAAATGTCAACTGTACGGGACAAAATTAGTGATAGTTGATAGGTGGTTTCCTAGTTCTAAAACCTGCTCCCATTGTGGAGTAAAAAAAGAAACTCTCTCATTGAGTGAAAGAGTGTTTAAGTGTAATAGCTGCGGATTTGAGTGTGACAGGGATTTGAATGCAGCTATGAATCTCTCAAAAGCTGTCAGCTAG
- a CDS encoding pentapeptide repeat-containing protein, translating to MSELERYYRVLDLEPGATLEEINQAYKDLVFVWHPDRLPKDNHRLQQKAQDKIKALNEAREKLRSLKDQPQTANYSRPTQPKQPSSSYYQPTQTNYQPPNPNPDLSGKDFSRANLSNKDLSGRNLSYANLSGSNLSDTFMHKVNLRGADLSEANLFRANLLLADLREANLRSANLIGADLSGADLRGADLTGARIRSGDRLLVKLIGANLTGAIMPDGAIHR from the coding sequence ATGAGCGAACTGGAGCGGTATTATAGAGTTTTAGATTTAGAGCCTGGAGCAACACTAGAAGAGATTAACCAGGCTTACAAAGATTTAGTGTTTGTTTGGCATCCTGATCGCCTACCTAAAGATAACCACCGCTTGCAACAAAAAGCTCAAGACAAGATAAAAGCTTTGAATGAGGCTCGTGAAAAATTACGTTCCCTAAAAGATCAACCTCAAACTGCAAATTATTCTAGACCTACTCAACCCAAACAACCATCTTCGAGTTATTATCAACCCACACAAACAAATTATCAACCACCAAATCCAAATCCTGACTTGAGCGGAAAAGATTTTAGTCGCGCTAATTTAAGTAATAAAGACTTATCTGGCAGAAATTTGAGTTATGCCAATTTAAGCGGTTCTAATCTCAGTGATACTTTTATGCACAAAGTTAATCTTAGAGGTGCGGATTTGTCGGAAGCCAATTTATTTAGAGCTAACTTGTTGTTAGCAGATTTGAGAGAAGCAAATTTACGCTCGGCTAATTTGATTGGTGCGGATCTCAGTGGTGCTGACTTGCGGGGTGCTGACTTAACAGGTGCGAGGATTCGTTCAGGCGATCGCTTGCTAGTGAAATTAATAGGTGCTAACTTAACTGGCGCTATTATGCCTGATGGCGCAATTCATCGCTGA
- a CDS encoding helix-turn-helix domain-containing protein — protein MLLGFKTELKLNHIQRINIVKHCGVVRHAWNWGLSLTKQILDHNQNNPQEKIKFPTAIDLHKWLVALVKPTNQWYYECSKSAPQEALRNLRKSWDRCFQRKSKDSEYQKRYIT, from the coding sequence TTGCTACTAGGATTTAAAACCGAGTTAAAGTTAAACCACATTCAACGGATAAACATAGTAAAACACTGTGGAGTAGTCCGTCATGCCTGGAATTGGGGATTATCTCTAACTAAACAAATCTTAGACCATAACCAAAATAATCCTCAAGAGAAAATCAAATTTCCTACAGCAATAGACCTACATAAATGGTTAGTAGCCTTAGTCAAACCGACGAATCAATGGTATTATGAATGTTCCAAATCAGCACCACAAGAAGCATTAAGGAATTTAAGAAAATCCTGGGATAGATGTTTTCAAAGAAAATCAAAAGATAGCGAATATCAGAAAAGATACATTACATAA
- a CDS encoding DUF6636 domain-containing protein produces the protein MYKQLKEISILSVTVTIISLSISQVSIAAPKGFKTPSGNIFCELMEGEDINTNSLRCEIASDLKPQPPQPYRGYCEFDWGRGLMLPATSKPEILCISDTIADPNKSVLGYGQTWNHGGFKCVSQRNGLTCTNSNGIGFFLSREKWRVLGQ, from the coding sequence ATGTATAAACAACTGAAAGAAATCAGTATTTTATCTGTTACAGTTACAATCATAAGTTTATCAATATCACAGGTAAGTATTGCTGCGCCGAAAGGGTTTAAGACCCCCAGTGGTAATATTTTCTGTGAGTTAATGGAAGGTGAAGATATTAATACCAACAGTTTGCGCTGTGAAATCGCTAGTGACCTGAAACCCCAACCACCTCAACCTTACCGTGGATATTGTGAATTTGACTGGGGACGTGGTTTGATGTTACCTGCAACCAGTAAACCGGAAATTCTTTGTATTAGTGATACCATTGCTGACCCTAATAAATCTGTTCTTGGTTATGGTCAAACTTGGAATCATGGCGGGTTTAAGTGTGTTTCCCAAAGAAACGGACTAACTTGTACTAATAGTAATGGTATTGGGTTCTTCCTGAGTCGGGAAAAATGGCGGGTATTGGGACAATAA
- the psaI gene encoding photosystem I reaction center subunit VIII, with amino-acid sequence MSTSFLPSILAYSSFLPSIFVPLTGLVFPAVAFAFMFLYIEREDIA; translated from the coding sequence ATGTCAACTTCATTTTTGCCTTCAATTCTGGCTTATTCTTCATTTTTGCCTTCCATTTTCGTTCCTTTGACTGGTTTGGTTTTCCCAGCAGTCGCTTTCGCGTTTATGTTTTTATATATTGAACGCGAAGATATTGCTTAA